Proteins from a single region of Lujinxingia litoralis:
- a CDS encoding alpha-ketoacid dehydrogenase subunit alpha/beta, with amino-acid sequence MVEPTQQGNLSPSKQTATQGAGSPRKNAPYHGLSKEELVDMFRVIYTSRKLDDAEINLKRQQKIYFQISGAGHEAVLVAAARVLKPTYDWFYPYYRDRALCVGLGMTPVEVLAEAVGSSEDPNSGGRQMPAHWGHKDLNIVSQSSCTGTQMLQAAGAAQVARIMEAVEGLKERTDQYTGDEIVYVSIGDGATSEGEFWEAINTASNMKLPVMFMVEDNGYAISVPVSVQTAGGSISKACAGFENLFITEFDGCDPVESYAKLQEAADYIRSGKGPALIHAHVVRPYSHSMSDDEKLYKTDEEREVEAKRDPVTSYPAWLISEGIATEDEVAQVRAEVEATIRQAVDDALALPTPHPDTALDYVYSPDVDPTSADFETAPVYAEDAQETTMVDLINDALRTEMRRDPSIVVFGEDVADVTREELLGKVKGKGGVFKVTHRLQEEFGGARVFNSPLAEANIIGRAIGMATRGLKPVVEIQFYDYIWPAYMQLKNELSNIRWRSNNNFKAPVVVRVPIGGYLKGGAPYHSQSGVTLFTHVPGLRVVMPSNAEDANGLLRTAIRSDDPVMFLEHKHLYRQTYNKGRNPGPDYMIPFGKANIVQEGTDLTIVTYGALVERSRRAAKLHPDLSVEILDLRTLSPYDWDAISDSVKKTNKVIVAYEDNMSWGYGTEIATRIADELFEYLDGPVRRVAALDSFVAYHPDLEDRILPQIEDLADAIESLAKY; translated from the coding sequence GTGGTGGAACCTACACAGCAAGGTAACCTGAGCCCGTCCAAACAGACCGCGACCCAGGGGGCCGGCTCCCCGCGTAAGAACGCTCCGTACCACGGGCTCAGCAAAGAAGAGCTCGTGGATATGTTTCGCGTCATCTACACCTCGCGAAAACTCGACGACGCCGAGATCAATCTGAAGCGTCAGCAGAAGATTTACTTCCAGATCTCGGGCGCGGGCCACGAAGCCGTCCTCGTGGCGGCGGCCAGGGTGCTCAAGCCCACCTACGATTGGTTCTACCCTTATTACCGTGACCGGGCCCTCTGCGTGGGCCTGGGCATGACTCCGGTGGAGGTCCTGGCCGAAGCCGTGGGCTCCTCCGAGGACCCCAACTCCGGCGGGCGCCAGATGCCCGCCCACTGGGGCCACAAAGACCTCAACATCGTCAGCCAGTCCTCCTGCACCGGCACTCAGATGCTCCAGGCCGCCGGTGCTGCTCAGGTCGCCCGCATCATGGAAGCGGTCGAAGGCCTCAAAGAGCGCACCGACCAGTACACCGGCGATGAGATCGTCTACGTCTCCATCGGCGATGGCGCCACCAGTGAAGGGGAGTTCTGGGAGGCCATCAACACCGCCAGTAACATGAAGTTGCCGGTGATGTTCATGGTCGAAGACAACGGCTACGCCATCAGCGTGCCCGTGAGCGTGCAGACCGCCGGCGGCTCCATCTCCAAAGCCTGCGCCGGGTTTGAGAACCTCTTCATCACCGAGTTCGACGGCTGTGACCCGGTGGAGAGCTACGCCAAACTCCAGGAAGCTGCCGACTACATCCGCAGTGGAAAGGGCCCGGCGCTTATCCACGCCCACGTCGTGCGCCCCTACAGCCACTCGATGTCCGACGACGAAAAGCTCTACAAGACCGATGAAGAGCGCGAAGTCGAAGCCAAACGCGACCCGGTCACCAGCTATCCGGCCTGGCTCATCAGCGAAGGGATCGCCACCGAAGACGAAGTGGCCCAGGTCCGCGCCGAAGTCGAAGCCACGATCCGACAGGCCGTCGATGACGCCCTCGCGCTCCCCACGCCGCACCCCGATACCGCCCTCGACTACGTGTACTCCCCCGACGTCGACCCCACCTCTGCCGATTTCGAGACGGCTCCGGTCTACGCCGAGGACGCTCAAGAAACCACGATGGTCGACCTCATCAACGATGCCCTGCGTACCGAAATGCGCAGAGACCCCTCCATCGTCGTCTTTGGCGAAGACGTCGCCGACGTCACTCGCGAAGAACTTTTGGGCAAGGTCAAAGGTAAAGGGGGCGTCTTCAAGGTCACCCACCGCCTCCAGGAAGAGTTCGGCGGTGCGCGCGTCTTCAACAGCCCCCTGGCCGAAGCCAACATCATCGGCCGGGCCATCGGGATGGCCACCCGGGGCTTAAAGCCCGTGGTCGAGATTCAGTTCTACGACTACATCTGGCCGGCCTACATGCAGCTCAAAAACGAGCTCTCCAACATCCGCTGGCGCTCCAACAACAACTTCAAGGCTCCCGTCGTGGTCCGCGTCCCGATTGGCGGGTACCTCAAGGGCGGCGCTCCCTACCACAGCCAGTCCGGCGTGACGCTCTTCACCCACGTGCCCGGCCTGCGCGTTGTGATGCCCTCCAACGCTGAAGACGCCAACGGCCTGCTGCGCACGGCCATCCGCTCCGACGATCCCGTGATGTTTCTGGAGCACAAGCACCTCTACCGCCAGACCTATAATAAGGGCCGTAACCCGGGCCCCGACTACATGATCCCCTTTGGCAAGGCCAACATCGTTCAGGAGGGCACCGACCTGACGATCGTCACCTACGGCGCGCTCGTCGAACGCAGCCGCCGCGCCGCCAAACTCCACCCTGACCTCAGCGTCGAGATCCTCGACCTTCGTACGTTGAGCCCCTACGACTGGGACGCCATCAGCGACTCGGTCAAAAAGACCAACAAGGTCATCGTCGCCTACGAAGACAACATGAGCTGGGGCTACGGGACCGAAATCGCCACCCGCATCGCCGACGAACTCTTCGAGTACCTCGACGGTCCGGTGCGACGCGTGGCGGCCCTCGACAGCTTCGTGGCCTACCACCCCGATCTCGAAGATCGCATTCTGCCTCAGATCGAGGACCTGGCCGACGCCATCGAGTCGCTGGCGAAGTACTGA
- a CDS encoding MBL fold metallo-hydrolase, which yields MNASPYLRVALLIAAATLVALLLVLLHSTAWLASLGGSLEGERLERAMASPNWSAEENIFLNPVETSVMEPGGTWETTRGWFSKPADSVPSRELPTNSPDLASPPVSGLRLTWLGHSSTLLEIDGVRLLLDPVFSERASPSTILGPKRFHPLVIQPDELPTLDAVIISHDHYDHLDMQAVKDLLHLSDALFLVPLGVGAHLERWGVPDERIVELNWWDEHDIKGLTIAATPSRHFTGRGLFDRFETLWASWTFVGPEHRVFFSGDTGFFDGFKDIAKRYGPFDIAMYEIGAYHPAWGQIHLGPEGALDAFESMDAAIVMPIHWGSFDLGMHSWTEPIETFVSLAEERGHQWVTPAPGASVEPGVTEPRSPWWRINDP from the coding sequence ATGAACGCCTCTCCTTACCTGCGTGTCGCGCTGCTGATCGCCGCCGCAACCCTCGTCGCATTGCTTCTGGTGCTCCTTCACTCCACCGCCTGGCTCGCCAGCCTGGGAGGCTCGCTTGAGGGAGAGCGCCTCGAACGTGCGATGGCGTCGCCCAACTGGAGCGCGGAGGAGAACATCTTTCTCAACCCCGTTGAGACCTCGGTGATGGAGCCCGGCGGCACCTGGGAGACGACCCGCGGCTGGTTCTCCAAACCAGCCGACTCCGTCCCGTCGCGCGAACTCCCCACGAACTCACCCGACCTCGCGTCCCCTCCTGTAAGCGGCCTGCGCCTGACCTGGCTTGGCCACTCCTCGACCCTGCTGGAGATCGACGGGGTGCGCCTTCTCCTGGATCCCGTCTTCTCCGAGCGCGCTTCCCCTTCCACCATCCTGGGGCCCAAACGCTTTCATCCCCTGGTCATCCAGCCGGACGAACTTCCCACGCTCGATGCGGTGATCATCTCCCATGATCACTACGATCACCTCGATATGCAGGCGGTTAAAGACCTTTTGCACCTGAGCGACGCGCTCTTTCTCGTCCCGCTGGGAGTAGGCGCACATCTTGAGCGCTGGGGCGTGCCCGACGAACGCATCGTGGAACTGAATTGGTGGGATGAACATGACATCAAGGGCCTGACCATCGCCGCGACCCCCTCGCGCCACTTCACCGGACGCGGTCTCTTCGACCGGTTTGAAACTCTCTGGGCATCCTGGACCTTCGTCGGCCCTGAACACCGCGTCTTCTTCAGTGGCGACACCGGCTTCTTCGATGGGTTTAAGGACATCGCAAAGCGCTACGGCCCTTTCGACATCGCCATGTATGAGATCGGCGCGTACCACCCGGCCTGGGGGCAGATTCACCTGGGGCCAGAGGGCGCGCTCGACGCGTTTGAGAGCATGGACGCTGCCATCGTCATGCCCATCCACTGGGGAAGCTTCGATCTGGGGATGCACAGCTGGACCGAGCCCATTGAGACCTTTGTTTCGCTGGCCGAAGAGCGCGGTCATCAATGGGTGACCCCGGCCCCCGGCGCTTCGGTTGAGCCGGGAGTCACAGAGCCTCGCTCGCCATGGTGGCGCATCAACGATCCTTAA
- a CDS encoding GNAT family N-acetyltransferase — translation MNLEFSAAKSAATLAVPGSGTVVARIDFREDEHGVFLDYLWTNPMFRGQGYARQMLNAFAEFVRSSGKGITPLCGVARAMMQGDPRYDDLLPQNFGESPG, via the coding sequence ATGAACCTTGAATTTTCCGCCGCGAAGAGCGCGGCTACCCTGGCTGTTCCCGGCTCCGGAACGGTCGTCGCCCGCATCGACTTTCGCGAAGACGAGCACGGCGTCTTCCTCGACTACCTCTGGACCAACCCGATGTTCCGCGGGCAGGGCTACGCTCGCCAGATGCTCAACGCGTTCGCGGAGTTTGTGCGCTCTTCGGGCAAGGGCATCACGCCCCTCTGTGGCGTGGCTCGCGCCATGATGCAGGGCGATCCACGCTACGACGATCTTCTCCCCCAAAACTTCGGTGAGTCCCCGGGGTGA